The genomic region CCTGCCAATGAGCTGGCCAAATCTGCTGAGGCAATGCGACGCCTACATCAACTGGTTGAGGTGTCTATCCTCGCCAATGAGGGTCATTTGGAACAACAGGATGGGGAGTGGCGACATCATGGTGACGCCATGGACGTGGCATTACTGGCATTGGGCTACAAAGTCCAACAAAATCCTACAGACGTCCGTCAATCGATAAGACAGGTTGGTGCGATCCCCTACGAATCGGAGCGAAAATTTTCTGCGGCATTTTACCAGAAAAATGGCACGGTCTTCATCGGCGTCAAAGGGGCTGTTGAGACGTTGCTGAACCTGGCGACGACGATGAACGTGTCGGAAGGAATGGCTCCCATTGCTCGTGAGCAGATTCAGCATCAAGAAAGTAGGCTGGCAGCCGAGGGATATCGGGTGCTGGCCGTTGCCACCGCTGAGCTTCATAATTTTGTCCCCAAAGAAGACTACGATCTGAATGACATCCCCAAGCTGAATTTGCTGGGATTGGTCGCTTTCATCGATCCATTAAGGCCGGAGGTGATTGAAGCGGTTGACAAGAGCCATGCCGCCGGCATTGATGTTTTGATGATTACCGGCGATCATCCAGCTACGGCAGCCAGCATTGGCAAAAAGCTTCACATCATCAGCTCAGATCATGAGGTGGTCACGGGCGCTCAATTGGATGAAGCCTGGACAAAGGGCGAGGCAGAGTTTGATCGGCTGGTCTATTCGGCCCGGGTGTTTGCCCGCGTATCGCCGGTACAAAAGAAAAATATTGTGGATTCGCTCCGGCGCAAAGGCGAATTCGTTGCCGTGACCGGCGATGGCGTCAACGATGCGCCGGCCATGCGCAGTGCCAATATTGGCGTGGCCATGGGTTCTGGTACCGATGTGGCCAGAGAAACCAGCTCAATGATCATTACTGATGATAATTTCTCATCCATTGTGGCTGGCGTCGAAGAAGGCCGGTTTGCTTATGATAACGTGAGAAAGGTAATTCTGCTACTCATCTCTACAGGCGCCGCAGAAGTGATTTTCTTTCTCCTTGCCATTATTTTCAATCTGCCGCTGCCGTTGCTGGCCGTGCAAATCCTGTGGCTCAATTTAGTGACCAACGGCATTCAGGACGTTGCGCTGGCGTTTGAGGGCGGTGAGCCTGAGGCCATGAAGCGCAAGCCCCGAAAACCCACTGAAAAAATATTTAATCCCCTAATGGTCCAGCAGATTGCAATTTCAGGGCTAACAATTGGACTGATCGTTTTTGGGTTTTGGTTTTATCTGATCAACTACCTTAACATGGAAGAAACGGCGGCAAGGAATCTCGTTTTACTGCTCATGGTCTTTATGCAAAACGTCCACGTTTTCAACTGTCGTTCAGAACATGCTTCGGCGTTCAGGGTGCCACTGAAGAGAAATGTGATGCTAATTTTCGGTGTGCTTTTGGCGGCTGGGTTTCATATTTTGTCCATGCATTTGACTTTTATGCAGCAGATATT from candidate division KSB1 bacterium harbors:
- a CDS encoding HAD-IC family P-type ATPase, with amino-acid sequence MAKTNKIINDNRSQAWHAMPIEEVLSRLNSSENGLSHDEVNRRLEQFGFNTLPVQEPPGLLKVFLLQFLHPLIYILLAAAVASLVIGEVVDAAFIMIVILLNSSLGAYQEWNAERSAAALQKLINVKVRVKRDGKELEISSKELVPGDVVLLESGNKIAADLRLISAAGLTVDESFLTGESIAAEKKAGKIAADHGVSERSNMCFAGASVLSGRGMAIVVATGLHTQVGEIAQNVSLAEATKPPLIIRMEKFTKQISYLVISIAAVLAGLLIYKQYAVHDVFFFVVALAVSAIPEGLPVALTVALSIATSRMSKRHVIVRRLSAVESLGSCTVIASDKTGTLTVNQQTVRQVELPDGPVFSVSGEGYNGVGVVEPANELAKSAEAMRRLHQLVEVSILANEGHLEQQDGEWRHHGDAMDVALLALGYKVQQNPTDVRQSIRQVGAIPYESERKFSAAFYQKNGTVFIGVKGAVETLLNLATTMNVSEGMAPIAREQIQHQESRLAAEGYRVLAVATAELHNFVPKEDYDLNDIPKLNLLGLVAFIDPLRPEVIEAVDKSHAAGIDVLMITGDHPATAASIGKKLHIISSDHEVVTGAQLDEAWTKGEAEFDRLVYSARVFARVSPVQKKNIVDSLRRKGEFVAVTGDGVNDAPAMRSANIGVAMGSGTDVARETSSMIITDDNFSSIVAGVEEGRFAYDNVRKVILLLISTGAAEVIFFLLAIIFNLPLPLLAVQILWLNLVTNGIQDVALAFEGGEPEAMKRKPRKPTEKIFNPLMVQQIAISGLTIGLIVFGFWFYLINYLNMEETAARNLVLLLMVFMQNVHVFNCRSEHASAFRVPLKRNVMLIFGVLLAAGFHILSMHLTFMQQILRVQPIPLLDMLRIFALALPVLLMMEIYKSIKFSR